The nucleotide sequence ACTCCGGTCCTCTCGTACTAGGAGCAGCCCCTCTCAAATCTCAAACGTCCACGGCAGATAGGGACCGAACTGTCTCACGACGTTCTAAACCCAGCTCGCGTACCACTTTAAATGGCGAACAGCCATACCCTTGGGACCGGCTTCAGCCCCAGGATGTGATGAGCCGACATCGAGGTGCCAAACACCGCCGTCGATATGAACTCTTGGGCGGTATCAGCCTGTTATCCCCGGAGTACCTTTTATCCGTTGAGCGATGGCCCTTCCATACAGAACCACCGGATCACTAAGACCTACTTTCGTACCTGCTCGACGTGTCTGTCTCGCAGTCAAGCGCGCTTTTGCCTTTATACTCTACGACCGATTTCCGACCGGTCTGAGCGCACCTTCGTACTCCTCCGTTACTCTTTAGGAGGAGACCGCCCCAGTCAAACTACCCACCATACACTGTCCTCGATCCGGATAACGGACCTGAGTTAGAACCTCAAAGTTGCCAGGGTGGTATTTCAAGGTTGGCTCCACGCAGACTGGCGTCCACGCTTCAAAGCCTCCCACCTATCCTACACAAGCAAATTCAAAGTCCAGTGCAAAGCTATAGTAAAGGTTCACGGGGTCTTTCCGTCTAGCCGCGGATACACTGCATCTTCACAGCGATTTCAATTTCACTGAGTCTCGGGTGGAGACAGCGCCGCCATCGTTACGCCATTCGTGCAGGTCGGAACTTACCCGACAAGGAATTTCGCTACCTTAGGACCGTTATAGTTACGGCCGCCGTTTACCGGGGCTTCGATCAAGAGCTTCGCGTTAGCTAACCCCATCAATTAACCTTCCGGCACCGGGCAGGCGTCACACCCTATACGTCCACTTTCGTGTTTGCAGAGTGCTGTGTTTTTAATAAACAGTCGCAGCGGCCTGGTATCTTCGACCGGCATGAGCTTACGGAGCAAGTCCTTCACCCTCACCGGCGCACCTTCTCCCGAAGTTACGGTGCCATTTTGCCTAGTTCCTTCACCCGAGTTCTCTCAAGCGCCTTGGTATTCTCTACCCAACCACCTGTGTCGGTTTGGGGTACGGTTCCTGGTTACCTGAAGCTTAGAAGCTTTTCTTGGAAGCATGGCATCAACCACTTCGTCACCCAAAGGGTAACTCGTCATCAGCTCTCGGCCTTAGAATCCCGGATTTACCTAAGATTCCAGCCTACCACCTTAAACTTGGACAACCAACGCCAAGCTGGCCTAGCCTTCTCCGTCCCTCCATCGCAATAACCAGAAGTACAGGAATATTAACCTGTTTTCCATCGACTACGCTTTTCAGCCTCGCCTTAGGGACCGACTAACCCTGCGTCGATTAACGTTGCGCAGGAAACCTTGGTCTTTCGGCGTGGGTGTTTTTCACACCCATTGTCGTTACTCATGTCAGCATTCGCACTTCTGATACCTCCAGCAAGCTTCTCAACTCACCTTCACAGGCTTACAGAACGCTCCTCTACCGCATCATCCGAAGATGATACCCGTAGCTTCGGTGTATGGTTTGAGCCCCGTTACATCTTCCGCGCAGGCCGACTCGACTAGTGAGCTATTACGCTTTCTTTAAAGGGTGGCTGCTTCTAAGCCAACCTCCTAGCTGTCTAAGCCTTCCCACATCGTTTCCCACTTAACCATAACTTTGGGACCTTAGCTGACGGTCTGGGTTGTTTCCCTTTTCACGACGGACGTTAGCACCCGCCGTGTGTCTCCCATGCTCGGCACTTGTAGGTATTCGGAGTTTGCATCGGTTTGGTAAGTCGGGATGACCCCCTAGCCGAAACAGTGCTCTACCCCCTACAGTGATACATGAGGCGCTACCTAAATAGCTTTCGAGGAGAACCAGCTATCTCCGAGCTTGATTAGCCTTTCACTCCGATCCACAGGTCATCCGCTAACTTTTCAACGGTAGTCGGTTCGGTCCTCCAGTTAGTGTTACCCAACCTTCAACCTGCCCATGGATAGATCGCCCGGTTTCGGGTCTATTCCCAGCGACTAGACGCCCTATTAAGACTCGCTTTCGCTACGCCTCCCCTATTCGGTTAAGCTCGCCACTGAAAATAAGTCGCTGACCCATTATACAAAAGGTACGCAGTCACCCAACAAAGTGGGCTCCCACTGCTTGTACGCATACGGTTTCAGGATCTATTTCACTCCCCTCTCCGGGGTTCTTTTCGCCTTTCCCTCACGGTACTAGTTCACTATCGGTCAGTCAGTAGTATTTAGCCTTGGAGGATGGTCCCCCCATATTCAGACAAAGTTTCTCGTGCTCCGTCCTACTCGATTTCATGACTAAGAGATTTTCGCGTACAGGGCTATCACCCACTATGGCCGCACTTTCCAGAGCGTTCCGCTAATCTCAAAGCCACTTAAGGGCTAGTCCCCGTTCGCTCGCCACTACTAAGGGAATCTCGGTTGATTTCTTTTCCTCAGGGTACTTAGATGTTTCAGTTCCCCTGGTTCGCCTCTTGCACCTATGTATTCAGTACAAGATAACCATCTTATGATGGCTGGGTTCCCCCATTCAGACATCTCCGGATCAAAGTCTGTTTGCCGACTCCCCGAAGCTTTTCGCAGGCTACCACGTCTTTCATCGCCTCTGACTGCCAAGGCATCCACCGTATGCGCTTCTTCACTTGACCATATAACCCCAAGCAATCTGGTTATACTGTGAAGACAACATTCGCCGAAAATTCGCAATCACTCACAAATTTTACCTTAGCCTGATCCGTTACCAGTGAAAGTAACGTTCAGTCTATCTTTCTATCACATACCCAAATTTTTAAAGAACGATCTAATCAAAGACTAGAAATCAACATTCACCATCATCACAATGGAATGCTCATTTCTAAGCTTTAAACAGTAGAAGCAGTAGTGGTGGAGCCAAGCGGGATCGAACCGCTGACCTCCTGCGTGCAAGGCAGGCGCTCTCCCAGCTGAGCTATGGCCCCGTATTTCTACAGGCGTTTCCCACACAAAATTGGTGGGTCTGGGCAGATTCGAACTGCCGACCTCACCCTTATCAGGGGTGCGCTCTAACCAACTGAGCTACAGACCCAATTTCGGGCTGCTTCTTTCGTCTTCTTCAATGAATCAAGCAATTCGTGTGGGAACTTATGGAGCAGCTGATGTCGTCGATTAAGGAGGTGATCCAGCCGCAGGTTCCCCTACGGCTACCTTGTTACGACTTCACCCCAGTCATGAATCACACCGTGGTAACCGTCCTCCCGAAGGTTAGACTAGCTACTTCTGGTGCAACCCACTCCCATGGTGTGACGGGCGGTGTGTACAAGGCCCGGGAACGTATTCACCGCGACATTCTGATTCGCGATTACTAGCGATTCCGACTTCACGCAGTCGAGTTGCAGACTGCGATCCGGACTACGATCGGTTTTATGGGATTAGCTCCACCTCGCGGCTTGGCAACCCTTTGTACCGACCATTGTAGCACGTGTGTAGCCCAGGCCGTAAGGGCCATGATGACTTGACGTCATCCCCACCTTCCTCCGGCTTGTCACCGGCAGTCTCCTTAGAGTGCCCACCATTACGTGCTGGTAACTAAGGACAAGGGTTGCGCTCGTTACGGGACTTAACCCAACATCTCACGACACGAGCTGACGACAGCCATGCAGCACCTGTCTCAATGTTCCCGAAGGCACCAATCTATCTCTAGAAAGTTCATTGGATGTCAAGGCCTGGTAAGGTTCTTCGCGTTGCTTCGAATTAAACCACATGCTCCACCGCTTGTGCGGGCCCCCGTCAATTCATTTGAGTTTTAACCTTGCGGCCGTACTCCCCAGGCGGTCAACTTAATGCGTTAGCTGCGCCACTAAGAGCTCAAGGCTCCCAACGGCTAGTTGACATCGTTTACGGCGTGGACTACCAGGGTATCTAATCCTGTTTGCTCCCCACGCTTTCGCACCTCAGTGTCAGTATCAGTCCAGGTGGTCGCCTTCGCCACTGGTGTTCCTTCCTATATCTACGCATTTCACCGCTACACAGGAAATTCCACCACCCTCTACCATACTCTAGTCAGTCAGTTTTGAATGCAGTTCCCAGGTTGAGCCCGGGGATTTCACATCCAACTTAACAAACCACCTACGCGCGCTTTACGCCCAGTAATTCCGATTAACGCTTGCACCCTCTGTATTACCGCGGCTGCTGGCACAGAGTTAGCCGGTGCTTATTCTGTCGGTAACGTCAAAATTGCAGAGTATTAATCTACAACCCTTCCTCCCAACTTAAAGTGCTTTACAATCCGAAGACCTTCTTCACACACGCGGCATGGCTGGATCAGGCTTTCGCCCATTGTCCAATATTCCCCACTGCTGCCTCCCGTAGGAGTCTGGACCGTGTCTCAGTTCCAGTGTGACTGATCATCCTCTCAGACCAGTTACGGATCGTCGCCTTGGTGAGCCATTACCCCACCAACTAGCTAATCCGACCTAGGCTCATCTGATAGCGCAAGGCCCGAAGGTCCCCTGCTTTCTCCCGTAGGACGTATGCGGTATTAGCGTCCGTTTCCGAACGTTATCCCCCACTACCAGGCAGATTCCTAGGCATTACTCACCCGTCCGCCGCTCTCAAGAGAAGCAAGCTTCTCTCTACCGCTCGACTTGCATGTGTTAGGCCTGCCGCCAGCGTTCAATCTGAGCCATGATCAAACTCTTCAGTTCAAACATCTTTGGGTTTTTAAGAAACCCTAAACTTGGCTCAGCAATCGTTGGTTACATCTTTGATTTCTCGCGGAGTAACTTGTGATGCTGATAATCTTGTTGACTATCAGTCTTACTCCACAAGCACCCACACGAATTGCTTGATTCAGTTGTTAAAGAGCGGTTGGTTAAGATCTTTCGTCTCAACCGAGGCGCGCATTCTACAGCAGCCTCTGTTGCTGTCAAGCGGTTATTTTAAGAAGTTTTCAAAGTTTCCTCTGCAACTTCAACCACTTGCGCTTCCGATCTCTCGTTAGCGGGAGGCGAATTCTACAGCGTTACACGCTGCTGTCAACACCTCTTTTTTACCACTTTCGACCGAGAAGATCGAACCGTTGATAGAGCCATACAACCTTGCTCCAGCAACTTCTTCCAGGCTTCGATGATCTGAAGCAGGCCGCTGTCGAACTCTGCATAACTCTTTGTTTACCAAGGAGTTTTCCGTTTCGACTGCGCCGGAAGTGGGGCGAATTATAGACAGATATAATTCCCCGTCAACCGTTAATTACGCTTTTGTTGCAGAAGAAGTCTTTTTAGCCGTCAGACGAGGGATTCGACGCATCACCGGTGGCACGCGAATGATCAGAAGCAGCGCCCCTATCGAGGCATAGATAACCCATTCCTTGAGGTCCGCACGCACGATCCACAACATGTGCAACAAACCAAGCCCGAGAATCACATAGACCAGACGATGCAGCTTCTTCCAACGCACGCCCAGCCTGCGCCGACTGTAGCGGTTAGAGGTTACTGCCAACGCCAACAGCCCCAGGAACCCCAACGCGCCGACGATGATGTAGGGACGCTTACTCAGCTCCACGCCCAACTGCGACCAATCAAGCCCCAGGATGAACACGCAGTAAGCCGCCAAATGCAGCACCACATAAGCAAAACACCACAATCCCAATTGCCGTCGTACGGCGATCCACCCCGCCCAACCACTCAGCTTTTGCAAAGGCGTCATGCTCAAGGTGATCAGCAACAGAATCAGCACGCCCAAGCCGAGTCGATCCACCAGCACTTTGCCCGGGTCAGGCCCAAGCGCAAAACTCCAGGCTTCATACAGCCAAAGCAACGGCCACACCAAGGCCGCAATAAACACGCCGACTCGCCAGATCGAGTAACGCATCAATAATTCTTCCGCAGGTCAAGGCCGGTATAGAGAGCAGCGACTTCTTCGGAGTAGCCGTTGAACATCTGCGTTTCACGCACGTTAGGACTGAACAACCCACTCGGTAGGCGACGCTCCCGTGCCTGCGTCCAGCGCGGGTGATCAACCGTGGGATTCACGTTGGCATAAAAGCCATACTCATCCGCGGCAATGCTTTGCCAGGTGGTTTTCGGTTGCTCGCTGACCAGACTGATCCGCACGATCGACTTGATGCTCTTGAAGCCGTACTTCCAAGGCACCACCAACCGCAACGGTGCACCATTCTGATTGGGCAACTCCCGGCCATACATCCCCACCGCCAGGATCGCCAAAGGATTCATCGCTTCATCCAGGCGTAACCCTTCTACATAAGGCCAATCGATCAAGGCAAAACCGGAGCGCTGCCCCGGCATGCTTTTCGGATCCTGCAGGGTCTCGAAGCGAATGTACTTGGCCTTGGATGTCGGCTCGACCTGCTTGAGCAGGGCCGAGATCGGGAAACCGATCCACGGAATAACCATCGACCATGCTTCGACACAGCGCAGACGATAAATCCGCTCTTCCAACTGATAGGGTTTCATGAAGTCTTCCAGGGCATAACGCCCAGGCTTCGCGACCTCACCATCAATCACCACACTCCAGGGTTCGGTCTTGAGCGATCCCGCATTGGCTGCCGGATCCCCTTTATCAGTACCGAACTCATAGAAGTTGTTGTAATGGGTTGCGTCCTTGAACGGTGTAATAGCCTCGTCCTTGACGGTAACGGCCTGCCACTGGGTGCTCGGCAGTTTTTCGGCAAACCAGTCTGGAGCCTTGCCGGGCGCTACATCCGCATAACGCGCAGCTTCGTCGGCGCTGGCCCAGCGAGGAAGGCTGCTCGCGGCAATACCTGCGAGCGCGCCACCGAGCAGGCTGCGACGAGAAAAATAGAGGGATTCAGGGGTCACTTCCGACTCTTGGCAGTCGGAAGCTTTGGGTACTTTGATCAACATGGCAACTCCGCAGTTTTGGAGGGTGATGCACCAATAGACTGCGGAGTATGGGGAACATTACATTAAGGCAATGTTTTGCGTCTGCGCAGATGCAGCAAGTATTGCACCGGGCCCGACGCGGCATACGCGAGGAACACCAGCAGCAGAATACGTGGCGGATCACTGAACACCACGGCGAACACCAGCACTACCGCAAGGATTGCAACAAACGGCACGCGCCCCTTGAGGTCCAGCTCCTTGAAGCTGTTGTACTTTATATTGCTGACCATCAGCATGCCCGCTGCCGCCACCATCAAGGCAACCAGGAACGACATTCTGGAACCCTGGATTCCGTAATCGCTGAACGCCCAGACAATACCCGCCACGACACCCGCCGCTGCCGGACTGGCCAGACCGATGAAATAGCGTTTATCGGCGGTACCCACCTGGGTATTGAAGCGCGCCAGGCGCAACGCGGCACCCGCCACATAGATGAAGGCCACCATCCAGCCGACTTTGCCCATATCCCCCAGCGCCCAGGCAAATGCCAGCAACGCAGGCGCCACGCCAAAGGCAACCATGTCCGACAGCGAGTCATACTCGGCGCCGAAGGCACTCTGGGTATTGGTCATCCGTGCGACGCGTCCATCCAGGCCATCAAGGACCATGGCAACAAAGATCGCGATTGCGGCGAAACCAAAGTACTTGCTCGCACTGGCTGCATCGCCGGCCGCCAGCGCGCTCTGGGCACTCATGGAGTTAATGATGGAGTAGAACCCGGCAAACAGGTTCGCCGTGGTGAACAGGTTTGGCAGAAGATAGATGCCACGGTGCCGGACTTTACGGCCTTCAGCATCATGGCCTTCCTCGACATGCTCATCGATCGGTAGCAGGCTTTCGGCGTCAGAGGCCTGGTTTGGCTCTTCGGGACGTTCGCTCATGGACTTTACCTTGCAACGGTGTGAAAAAATTCGACAGAAGCTTGCGGCGAATGTTCGCCCGCAAACGATGCAGCTTTATACCAGAACCAGCCCCCCAAACGAAAAAACGCGGCCTAAGCCGCGTTTTTCGTTGATCCGTTCGACTTAGTTCTTGGCTTTGTCGACGATCTTATTGGCACCGATCCACGGCATCATGGAGCGCAGTTGCTCACCGATGATTTCGATACCGTGGGCGGCGTTGTTACGACGCTTGGCGGTCATCGAAGGGTAGCCGGTTGCACCTTCGCTGATGAACATTTTGGCGTACTCGCCGTCCTGAATGCGTTTCAGGGCGTTGCGCATGGCCTGACGGGACTCGGCGTTGATCACTTCCGGACCAGTCACGTACTCGCCGTATTCGGCGTTGTTGGAGATCGAGTAGTTCATGTTGGCGATACCGCCTTCGTACATGAGGTCAACGATCAGCTTCAGTTCATGCAGGCATTCGAAGTAGGCCATTTCCGGCGCGTAGCCAGCTTCAACCAGGGTTTCGAAACCAGCCTTGACCAGCTCAACGGTACCGCCGCACAGAACGGCTTGTTCGCCGAACAGGTCGGTTTCAGTCTCGTCCTTGAAGGTGGTTTCGATGATGCCGGTACGACCGCCACCGACGCCAGCGGCGTAGGACAGCGCAACGTTTTTGGCGTTGCCCGAAGCGTCCTGGTAGATCGCGATCAGGTCAGGAATACCGCCGCCCTTGACGAACTCGGAACGCACGGTGTGGCCTGGCGCTTTCGGCGCGATCATGATCACGTCGAGGTCAGCGCGCGGCACAACCTGGTTGTAGTGAATCGCGAAACCGTGGGAGAAGGCCAGGGTAGCGCCCTTCTTGATGTTCGGTTCGATTTCGTTCTTGTACAGCGCGGACTGGAACTCGTCCGGGGTCAGGATCATGACCAGGTCGGCAGCAGCAACGGCGGAAGCAACGTCAGTCACTTTCAGGCCGTGGGCTTCTGCCTTGGCAACAGTGGCCGAGCCTTTACGCAGGCCGACAGTCACGTCAACACCGGAATCTTTCAGGTTGCAGGCTTGCGCGTGACCCTGGGAGCCGTAGCCGATGATGGCGACTTTCTTGCCCTGGATGATCGACAGGTCACAATCTTTTTCGTAATAAACTTTCATGAGGTTCCTCTATATATCCAGGCCGTAAGGCCATTCACTAATTTGGGTTAGATGCTGAGTACTTTGTCGCCACGGGCAATCCCGGTGACACCACTGCGTACCGTTTCCAGAATCGAAGCTGTTCCGATCGACTGGATGAAACTGTCAAGCTTGTCACTGGTACCGGTCAGTTGGACGGTGTAAACGCTGGCGCTCACATCGACGATCTGCCCGCGGTAAATATCAGTAGTGCGTTTGATCTCGGCACGCTGGGCGCCAGTGGCCTTGACCTTGACCAGCATCAACTCACGTTCGATGTGGGCACTTTCCGACAGGTCGACCAGCTTGACCACTTCGATCAGCTTGTTGAGGTTTTTGGTGATCTGCTCGATCACCTCATCATGCCCCACTGTAGTCAATGTCAGACGCGACAGCGTCGGGTCTTCGGTCGGGGCCACAGTCAGGCTTTCGATGTTGTAGTTGCGTTGCGAAAACAGGCCGACCACACGAGACAAAGCGCCCGGTTCGTTCTCCAGAAGCAGGGAGATAATGTGCCGCATGATTAGGTACGCTCCGTCTTGTTCAGCCACATGTCGCGCATAGAGCCGTCTTTGATCTGCATCGGGTAGACGTGCTCGCTGGTGTCGACCTTGATATCGATGAACACCAGGC is from Pseudomonas mucidolens and encodes:
- the pssA gene encoding CDP-diacylglycerol--serine O-phosphatidyltransferase, whose amino-acid sequence is MSERPEEPNQASDAESLLPIDEHVEEGHDAEGRKVRHRGIYLLPNLFTTANLFAGFYSIINSMSAQSALAAGDAASASKYFGFAAIAIFVAMVLDGLDGRVARMTNTQSAFGAEYDSLSDMVAFGVAPALLAFAWALGDMGKVGWMVAFIYVAGAALRLARFNTQVGTADKRYFIGLASPAAAGVVAGIVWAFSDYGIQGSRMSFLVALMVAAAGMLMVSNIKYNSFKELDLKGRVPFVAILAVVLVFAVVFSDPPRILLLVFLAYAASGPVQYLLHLRRRKTLP
- the msrP gene encoding protein-methionine-sulfoxide reductase catalytic subunit MsrP gives rise to the protein MLIKVPKASDCQESEVTPESLYFSRRSLLGGALAGIAASSLPRWASADEAARYADVAPGKAPDWFAEKLPSTQWQAVTVKDEAITPFKDATHYNNFYEFGTDKGDPAANAGSLKTEPWSVVIDGEVAKPGRYALEDFMKPYQLEERIYRLRCVEAWSMVIPWIGFPISALLKQVEPTSKAKYIRFETLQDPKSMPGQRSGFALIDWPYVEGLRLDEAMNPLAILAVGMYGRELPNQNGAPLRLVVPWKYGFKSIKSIVRISLVSEQPKTTWQSIAADEYGFYANVNPTVDHPRWTQARERRLPSGLFSPNVRETQMFNGYSEEVAALYTGLDLRKNY
- the ilvN gene encoding acetolactate synthase small subunit → MRHIISLLLENEPGALSRVVGLFSQRNYNIESLTVAPTEDPTLSRLTLTTVGHDEVIEQITKNLNKLIEVVKLVDLSESAHIERELMLVKVKATGAQRAEIKRTTDIYRGQIVDVSASVYTVQLTGTSDKLDSFIQSIGTASILETVRSGVTGIARGDKVLSI
- the msrQ gene encoding protein-methionine-sulfoxide reductase heme-binding subunit MsrQ, which encodes MRYSIWRVGVFIAALVWPLLWLYEAWSFALGPDPGKVLVDRLGLGVLILLLITLSMTPLQKLSGWAGWIAVRRQLGLWCFAYVVLHLAAYCVFILGLDWSQLGVELSKRPYIIVGALGFLGLLALAVTSNRYSRRRLGVRWKKLHRLVYVILGLGLLHMLWIVRADLKEWVIYASIGALLLIIRVPPVMRRIPRLTAKKTSSATKA
- the ilvC gene encoding ketol-acid reductoisomerase; protein product: MKVYYEKDCDLSIIQGKKVAIIGYGSQGHAQACNLKDSGVDVTVGLRKGSATVAKAEAHGLKVTDVASAVAAADLVMILTPDEFQSALYKNEIEPNIKKGATLAFSHGFAIHYNQVVPRADLDVIMIAPKAPGHTVRSEFVKGGGIPDLIAIYQDASGNAKNVALSYAAGVGGGRTGIIETTFKDETETDLFGEQAVLCGGTVELVKAGFETLVEAGYAPEMAYFECLHELKLIVDLMYEGGIANMNYSISNNAEYGEYVTGPEVINAESRQAMRNALKRIQDGEYAKMFISEGATGYPSMTAKRRNNAAHGIEIIGEQLRSMMPWIGANKIVDKAKN